In Sander vitreus isolate 19-12246 chromosome 7, sanVit1, whole genome shotgun sequence, a genomic segment contains:
- the szrd1 gene encoding SUZ RNA-binding domain-containing isoform X1, translating into MEKQLEEKLRISQKEKESSNNSSQSPLKTTMVIQDDSLPAAPPPQIRILKRPTSNGSLGSPLNQNRPTPQVKSLAQREAEYAEARKRILGSACPEETPQDKPNTDRAGRNNSTLPSEDTRSNNQTVRQPAGPDGTQGFRQHR; encoded by the exons atggaaaaacaatTAGAGGAGAAGCTAAGGATCAGCCAGAAAGAAAA GGAGTCCAGTAATAATTCCTCACAATCTCCATTGAAGACAACCATGGTGATACAGGACGACTCTCTACCAGCAGCACCCCCACCTCAGATACGCATTTTGAAGCGGCCTACAAGTAACGGGTCATTGGGATCACCCTTGAATCAGAATAGGCCTACACCACAGGTCAAGTCTCTGGCCCAGCGTGAAGCAGAATACGCAGAGGCCAGGAAGAGAATACTGGGCAGCGCCTGCCCTGAGGAGACACCTCAGGACAAACCCAACACTGATAG GGCAGGGCGCAATAACTCTACACTGCCTTCAGAGGACACCCGATCAAACAATCAAACGGTCCGGCAGCCAGCCGGCCCAGACGGCACCCAGGGGTTCCGACAGCACAGATAA
- the szrd1 gene encoding SUZ RNA-binding domain-containing isoform X2: MRRSPKVGRKLLIVGESSNNSSQSPLKTTMVIQDDSLPAAPPPQIRILKRPTSNGSLGSPLNQNRPTPQVKSLAQREAEYAEARKRILGSACPEETPQDKPNTDRAGRNNSTLPSEDTRSNNQTVRQPAGPDGTQGFRQHR, translated from the exons ATGAGGAGGTCGCCGAAAGTTGGGAGGAAGCTGCTGATAGTAGG GGAGTCCAGTAATAATTCCTCACAATCTCCATTGAAGACAACCATGGTGATACAGGACGACTCTCTACCAGCAGCACCCCCACCTCAGATACGCATTTTGAAGCGGCCTACAAGTAACGGGTCATTGGGATCACCCTTGAATCAGAATAGGCCTACACCACAGGTCAAGTCTCTGGCCCAGCGTGAAGCAGAATACGCAGAGGCCAGGAAGAGAATACTGGGCAGCGCCTGCCCTGAGGAGACACCTCAGGACAAACCCAACACTGATAG GGCAGGGCGCAATAACTCTACACTGCCTTCAGAGGACACCCGATCAAACAATCAAACGGTCCGGCAGCCAGCCGGCCCAGACGGCACCCAGGGGTTCCGACAGCACAGATAA